From Sphingomonas nostoxanthinifaciens, a single genomic window includes:
- a CDS encoding DUF3489 domain-containing protein: MLDLLRRDAGATLTELITATAWLPHSTRAALTGLRKKGHAIERCCQSNANSSPLDGVRSMRAASLAREDLPLGQGG; encoded by the coding sequence GTGCTCGACCTCCTGCGCCGCGACGCAGGTGCCACCTTGACCGAGCTCATCACCGCGACCGCCTGGCTACCGCACAGCACCCGGGCAGCGCTGACCGGCTTGCGCAAGAAGGGGCATGCGATCGAACGGTGCTGTCAGTCTAATGCGAACTCGTCTCCACTGGATGGAGTTCGCTCTATGAGGGCAGCGAGCCTAGCTCGCGAGGATCTGCCACTCGGCCAAGGCGGCTGA
- a CDS encoding DUF937 domain-containing protein: MSLMDMIEQAAGSGALQHIGARAGISPQQMQEVMGHLAPVLGPKLAEHAATAGFDGVPTGDAAPMPGSAEADEHGRSILGQILGSKDASRSVAADASAGTGVNVDMIKSLLPQLASIAAVAMASRQGGAGGGLGGMLGGLLGTAAAPDFTHQGEIR, translated from the coding sequence ATGTCGCTGATGGATATGATCGAGCAGGCCGCCGGAAGCGGAGCGTTGCAGCATATTGGAGCCCGCGCGGGCATCTCACCGCAGCAGATGCAAGAGGTCATGGGTCACCTTGCTCCCGTGCTCGGTCCCAAGCTCGCGGAGCACGCCGCAACGGCTGGCTTCGACGGCGTTCCGACCGGAGATGCCGCACCGATGCCCGGGAGTGCCGAAGCGGATGAGCATGGCCGTTCGATCCTCGGCCAGATCCTGGGATCGAAGGACGCGAGCCGATCGGTCGCGGCGGATGCCAGCGCTGGCACCGGCGTGAACGTGGACATGATCAAGTCGCTGCTGCCCCAGCTCGCCTCGATTGCTGCGGTCGCCATGGCCTCCCGTCAGGGCGGTGCGGGTGGCGGCCTCGGCGGAATGCTGGGCGGCCTGCTCGGCACGGCAGCCGCGCCTGACTTTACTCACCAAGGAGAGATACGATGA
- a CDS encoding DUF3597 domain-containing protein translates to MSIFGTIMNKIFHHGQAAPAAAAPAAVAQPQAPAAAPAAPAAAAPAPQQPVDVAAVLTQMAAAKGRPSNWQTSIVDLLTLLDMDASLAARKELANELNIHVGADGTAEENIALHKAVMGKLAENGGKVPADLRG, encoded by the coding sequence ATGAGCATCTTCGGTACGATCATGAACAAGATCTTCCACCATGGTCAGGCGGCACCGGCTGCTGCCGCGCCCGCGGCGGTTGCGCAGCCGCAAGCCCCGGCGGCGGCACCGGCCGCTCCCGCGGCTGCGGCGCCCGCGCCCCAGCAACCGGTCGACGTTGCTGCCGTGCTCACGCAGATGGCGGCGGCGAAAGGCCGACCTTCCAACTGGCAGACGTCGATCGTGGACCTCCTGACCCTGCTTGACATGGATGCGAGCCTCGCTGCGCGGAAGGAACTCGCGAACGAACTCAACATCCATGTCGGCGCCGACGGCACGGCGGAGGAGAACATCGCCTTGCACAAGGCGGTGATGGGCAAGCTGGCCGAGAACGGCGGCAAAGTTCCTGCCGACTTGCGCGGGTAA
- a CDS encoding IS6 family transposase, which translates to MSRKSRAKPPSPFRCFNSSPEVIRLVVLMYVRFPLSLRNGEDLLFERGIDICHETVRLWWNRFGPLFAGDIRRQRASAMRGFRHWRWHLDEVYVKINGETHYLWRAVDHEGEVLESYVTRTRDKAAALRFMKKALKRHGSPEAITTDGLRSYGASMDELGNRAKQEIGRYANNRVENSHLPFRRRERAMLRFRQMRSLQKFASVHANIHNHFALERHLIDRQTYKLRRSAALAEWQILAS; encoded by the coding sequence ATGAGCCGCAAATCCAGAGCGAAGCCGCCCTCCCCGTTCCGGTGCTTCAACTCCTCGCCGGAGGTGATCCGGCTGGTGGTGCTGATGTACGTGCGCTTTCCGCTCTCGTTGCGCAATGGCGAGGACCTGCTGTTCGAGCGCGGGATCGACATCTGCCATGAGACGGTGCGGCTGTGGTGGAACAGGTTCGGTCCGCTGTTCGCAGGCGACATCCGCCGCCAACGTGCCTCAGCGATGCGTGGCTTCCGCCACTGGCGCTGGCACCTCGACGAGGTCTACGTGAAGATCAATGGCGAGACGCACTACCTCTGGCGTGCGGTCGATCACGAAGGCGAGGTGCTCGAGAGCTACGTCACCAGGACCAGAGACAAGGCTGCCGCTCTCAGGTTCATGAAGAAGGCGCTGAAGCGCCATGGCTCGCCTGAGGCAATCACCACCGACGGCCTACGGTCCTATGGAGCTTCGATGGACGAGCTAGGCAACCGCGCAAAGCAGGAGATTGGCCGCTATGCCAACAACCGCGTCGAGAACTCTCACCTGCCATTCCGACGACGAGAGCGCGCGATGTTGAGGTTCAGACAGATGCGGTCGCTGCAGAAGTTCGCCTCGGTTCACGCCAACATCCACAACCACTTCGCTCTCGAACGCCACCTCATCGACCGCCAGACCTACAAGCTTCGCCGCTCAGCCGCCTTGGCCGAGTGGCAGATCCTCGCGAGCTAG
- a CDS encoding oxidoreductase: MSKNWLITGVSGGLGRALAETVAQAGHTVVGTVRRETDRLDFEEAVPGAIGRVLDVTDHAAVATAVESVLARLGRIDVLVNNAGQGFTGAIEETAPDQLRQLMEVNLVAPLAFIQAILPAMRDRASGHIINITSISGFRPWSGTGAYCASKFALEGLGQTLAQEVRPFGIRVTNVMPGGLRTRFNGATGQAAGHIDAYAETAHLAREALNRSDGRQNGDPAQAAQRIFEMTEAPTVPLNLLLGSDAVSMATQRVAEFPEDLGRWGSLSESIDFSKPRPFLRH; encoded by the coding sequence ATGAGCAAGAATTGGCTGATCACCGGGGTGAGCGGCGGTCTTGGCCGGGCACTGGCGGAAACCGTGGCACAAGCCGGGCACACCGTAGTGGGCACGGTGCGCCGCGAAACCGATCGTCTCGATTTTGAGGAGGCGGTGCCCGGCGCGATCGGCCGGGTGCTCGACGTCACCGATCATGCCGCGGTCGCAACAGCCGTCGAAAGTGTGCTGGCGAGGCTCGGCCGGATCGATGTCCTCGTAAATAATGCAGGCCAAGGCTTCACCGGCGCCATCGAGGAAACCGCGCCCGACCAACTTCGTCAGCTCATGGAGGTCAATCTCGTGGCGCCGCTTGCCTTCATTCAGGCAATACTCCCGGCGATGCGTGACCGCGCCAGTGGCCACATCATCAACATCACCTCGATTTCGGGCTTCAGACCTTGGTCCGGTACCGGCGCTTATTGCGCCAGCAAGTTCGCGCTCGAGGGGTTGGGCCAAACACTGGCCCAAGAGGTACGTCCCTTTGGAATTCGCGTGACCAACGTCATGCCCGGCGGACTGCGGACCCGTTTCAACGGCGCGACAGGACAGGCCGCAGGCCATATCGACGCCTATGCGGAAACCGCCCATCTCGCCAGGGAAGCGCTCAATCGAAGCGATGGTCGGCAGAATGGCGATCCTGCACAGGCCGCGCAGCGGATCTTCGAAATGACCGAGGCGCCGACCGTGCCACTTAACCTGCTGCTGGGCTCCGACGCCGTCTCAATGGCGACCCAGCGCGTCGCCGAATTTCCGGAGGATCTCGGCCGGTGGGGTTCGCTAAGCGAGTCCATCGATTTCAGCAAACCGCGACCCTTCTTACGCCACTAG
- a CDS encoding TonB-dependent siderophore receptor, translating into MTDGLGRPCRGVSSMCNFGSKFLWGASLLVLSGSTPAWAGTADPDPQTAAAPASDAASGDIVVTADRVGLLETRPTDSVFGLSKSLVETPRAASVASALTLARYGIKSVTDLIAVSPGAGTASWYGVPGSVNLRGTIADNYFRNFQRLPNYGTYATPLGGASEVQIVRGPPSAIYGAGKVGGFVNYIPFEASAAKTDKLTGELTGTFGSYAKKNVTGKLSAPVAIGGITGGLSGYVEADDSHSYYRGVHPRYQLYQIAADFDLGNGFFFNAGGMIYHSKGYIQTFQNRLTQDLVDHGTYITGRDTSLVDTDGNGRLTPNEAGMKSFHNQYNGVSPGPVTARSTLDAEVGTTHLSTRDISISDRDFSNTTTQTYYADIGKTFDDASVKLSYFRDALKSDRFFSYGFPASYKSHVQEFRFTYDQKLVLADWLKLNTVAGASYRWFAGRKYESYLGGFVSVDRRDISYGATPTDIFDDPFSSEPGNIGQTFETQVHAKSTDAGAFAVADVTLFDRLGILLSGRYDDFGVTSRDAGTIVYTVVKGQDYTASQGKGSYSASINYKTGFGLVPYVTHADTSALETNQAGDIQPGQIYNRDWLSKSRLDEAGVKFDLLSGHLVGSVAIYKQRRTRNDPLSNTQVATHSKGLEGEVRYVLNRNISITASGNLQRTLVLGDTTTTYIPPTAAGVSGVNGYGVNYRAAYSVFYPDLRYTYTLIPKTIDSLFVSYTSNPMSWGTFGGTLGAVYTGNTSTLLPAPYKVYFHDHTVANLSVFVQHGPYTITGNVTNLFDKRYYQPATDTTANVVTIPGLGREWKVTLGFKF; encoded by the coding sequence ATGACCGATGGGCTTGGCAGACCGTGCCGGGGAGTTTCAAGCATGTGTAATTTCGGTTCTAAGTTCTTGTGGGGCGCGTCGCTCCTCGTTCTTTCGGGCAGCACCCCGGCCTGGGCAGGCACTGCCGACCCGGATCCACAAACCGCTGCGGCACCCGCCAGCGATGCAGCCTCGGGTGATATTGTCGTCACCGCCGACCGGGTGGGCCTGCTGGAAACCCGACCGACCGATTCAGTCTTCGGCCTGAGCAAGTCGCTCGTCGAAACGCCCCGCGCTGCCAGCGTCGCCAGCGCACTTACGCTAGCGCGTTATGGGATCAAATCGGTGACGGACCTCATCGCGGTTTCGCCGGGCGCTGGCACGGCGAGCTGGTACGGCGTCCCCGGTTCGGTAAATCTGCGCGGCACAATCGCAGACAATTATTTCCGGAATTTCCAGCGGCTGCCAAATTATGGCACCTATGCAACGCCGCTGGGCGGAGCGTCCGAGGTGCAGATCGTGCGCGGGCCGCCATCAGCCATCTACGGGGCCGGCAAGGTTGGCGGGTTCGTCAATTATATTCCTTTCGAGGCCAGCGCAGCCAAAACCGACAAGCTGACCGGCGAACTGACCGGAACCTTTGGCAGCTACGCCAAAAAGAACGTGACCGGAAAACTGAGCGCGCCGGTCGCGATCGGCGGCATAACTGGCGGCCTCTCCGGTTATGTCGAAGCCGATGATTCGCACAGCTACTACCGCGGCGTTCATCCACGCTATCAATTATATCAGATTGCCGCCGATTTCGATCTTGGTAACGGATTTTTCTTCAATGCCGGCGGAATGATCTATCATTCGAAGGGCTATATTCAGACATTCCAGAATCGATTGACGCAGGACCTCGTCGACCACGGCACCTATATCACCGGCCGCGACACCTCGCTGGTCGACACCGATGGCAATGGCCGTCTCACGCCGAACGAGGCCGGCATGAAATCTTTTCACAATCAGTATAATGGAGTCAGCCCAGGGCCCGTGACGGCGCGTTCGACGCTCGATGCCGAGGTTGGCACGACGCATCTTTCGACCCGCGACATCTCGATCAGTGATCGTGATTTTTCGAACACCACCACGCAAACCTACTATGCTGATATCGGCAAGACGTTTGACGATGCCAGCGTCAAGCTGTCCTATTTCCGCGATGCGCTGAAGAGCGATCGCTTTTTCAGCTACGGATTTCCGGCATCCTATAAATCGCACGTGCAGGAGTTCCGCTTCACCTACGATCAGAAGCTCGTCCTTGCGGACTGGCTGAAGCTGAACACGGTTGCGGGCGCCTCTTACCGCTGGTTCGCCGGCCGCAAATATGAATCTTATCTCGGCGGCTTCGTCAGTGTGGATCGTCGCGACATCTCCTACGGTGCGACCCCTACCGACATCTTCGACGATCCGTTCAGCTCCGAACCGGGCAATATTGGCCAGACTTTCGAGACGCAGGTTCACGCCAAGTCGACCGACGCCGGTGCCTTCGCAGTAGCCGATGTCACGTTGTTCGATCGACTAGGGATCCTGCTCAGCGGTCGATATGACGATTTCGGCGTCACCTCGCGCGACGCAGGCACGATTGTCTATACCGTGGTCAAGGGACAGGATTATACGGCCAGCCAAGGCAAGGGCAGCTACAGCGCCAGCATCAATTACAAGACCGGCTTTGGCCTGGTCCCGTATGTTACCCACGCCGATACTTCGGCGCTGGAGACCAATCAGGCCGGAGATATCCAGCCGGGGCAAATTTACAATCGCGATTGGCTCTCCAAGTCCCGGCTTGACGAAGCTGGCGTGAAGTTCGACTTGCTCAGTGGCCATCTGGTCGGTTCGGTTGCCATCTATAAGCAGCGCCGAACACGGAATGATCCGTTGTCAAACACGCAGGTCGCCACGCATAGCAAGGGCCTTGAAGGCGAGGTTCGATATGTTCTCAACCGCAATATCAGCATCACCGCGTCAGGGAACCTCCAGCGGACCTTGGTGCTGGGCGATACGACGACGACCTACATCCCGCCGACTGCAGCGGGCGTCAGCGGCGTCAATGGCTATGGCGTCAATTATCGCGCCGCTTATTCGGTGTTCTACCCTGATCTGCGCTACACCTACACGTTGATCCCGAAAACGATCGACAGCCTCTTCGTCAGCTATACCAGCAACCCAATGAGTTGGGGCACCTTCGGTGGTACGCTCGGAGCAGTCTACACCGGCAATACCTCGACGCTGCTGCCGGCGCCGTACAAAGTCTATTTCCACGATCACACGGTCGCGAACCTCTCGGTGTTCGTGCAGCATGGCCCGTATACAATCACGGGCAACGTCACCAACCTGTTCGACAAGCGATATTATCAGCCAGCGACCGACACGACCGCCAACGTCGTGACAATCCCAGGCCTCGGGCGCGAGTGGAAGGTGACGCTCGGCTTCAAATTCTGA
- a CDS encoding glycoside hydrolase family protein has protein sequence MVAYVVEQLDTVTISAKSLIDGMDLMSPFVWKEGALYRVMIRGVPDPRGPHDPTGVIAGGASRDGLAFIMDAGLAITPGPGPADIGGCEDPTVLTDNGQYLIYYTGVDAARLQGGMILAAGADLSALVKEEVVLTAPPGEGNIKEATLAQTSKGDWRLFYEYAANGASRIGMATGPTPKGPWSVGDDPFGIREDSWDNWHLSTGPITQLPGQDPVMFYNGATHDARWRIGWISFDPDFTRVTGRGLEPMLVPPPAITREATDIAFAASTVMEGDLIALYYSLEDRMLRRALVRRYTG, from the coding sequence ATGGTGGCCTACGTCGTGGAGCAGCTCGACACCGTCACGATCTCCGCCAAGTCGCTGATCGACGGGATGGACCTGATGAGTCCGTTCGTCTGGAAGGAAGGCGCGCTCTATCGCGTCATGATCCGCGGCGTGCCGGACCCGCGCGGCCCGCACGATCCGACCGGGGTCATTGCCGGCGGCGCGAGCCGCGACGGGCTTGCCTTCATCATGGACGCAGGCCTCGCGATCACGCCAGGCCCAGGACCCGCCGACATCGGCGGTTGCGAGGACCCGACCGTCCTCACGGACAATGGGCAGTACCTGATCTACTATACCGGCGTCGATGCGGCCCGGCTGCAGGGTGGGATGATCCTCGCCGCCGGTGCCGACCTCTCCGCGCTCGTCAAGGAAGAGGTGGTGCTGACGGCGCCGCCGGGCGAGGGCAACATCAAGGAGGCCACGCTCGCGCAGACCTCCAAAGGCGACTGGCGGCTGTTCTACGAATATGCTGCCAACGGGGCCTCGCGCATCGGCATGGCGACCGGTCCAACGCCGAAGGGCCCGTGGTCCGTCGGCGACGATCCATTCGGCATCCGCGAGGACAGCTGGGACAATTGGCACCTCTCCACGGGTCCGATCACGCAGCTGCCGGGGCAGGACCCGGTGATGTTCTACAACGGCGCCACTCACGACGCGCGCTGGCGGATCGGCTGGATCAGCTTCGATCCCGACTTCACGCGCGTCACGGGCCGTGGGCTTGAGCCGATGCTGGTCCCGCCGCCGGCAATCACGCGCGAGGCGACCGACATCGCCTTTGCGGCCTCGACGGTGATGGAGGGCGACCTGATCGCGCTCTACTATTCGCTTGAGGATCGCATGCTGCGGCGAGCGCTGGTGCGGCGATACACCGGCTGA
- a CDS encoding quinone oxidoreductase family protein has translation MKIVNLDPGMPGPGELRIRQTAIGVNFADVHYRRGTAPKHSMAKLPIPFTPGLEGVGFVDAVGDGVTQFAIGDRIAYASASLTIGAYAEVRLFPADRCFILPGDIKDVDAAALLYRAITVQGIIRQCYPVKAGDTILLHAAAGGIGSILSQWAHHLGATVIGTVSSQDKVARAIANGCAHAIVHTEEDFVARTLKITGGRGVDVCFDGVGIAVFLPSLKAIRRYGTMVSFGQASGLVDPIDPIELQHEGLYLTKFSGGTYNEDVAEYQARAADVVQAIQAGVFALGNHLVYPLDEVVHAHDDLENRRTVGSLVLVP, from the coding sequence ATGAAGATCGTCAATCTGGATCCGGGAATGCCCGGGCCAGGCGAGCTACGAATCCGCCAGACAGCAATCGGCGTGAATTTCGCGGACGTTCATTATCGCCGCGGCACCGCTCCAAAGCATTCCATGGCAAAGCTTCCCATTCCATTCACGCCCGGCCTCGAAGGAGTGGGTTTTGTTGACGCAGTCGGGGACGGCGTAACGCAATTCGCGATCGGCGACCGGATCGCCTATGCCTCTGCCTCGCTCACGATCGGCGCTTATGCGGAGGTACGACTGTTCCCGGCCGACCGCTGTTTCATCCTGCCCGGCGACATTAAGGACGTTGACGCGGCAGCGCTGCTCTACCGCGCCATCACCGTGCAGGGCATCATCCGCCAATGCTACCCGGTGAAGGCCGGGGATACGATCTTGCTGCATGCCGCGGCGGGCGGGATCGGATCGATCCTGTCGCAATGGGCGCACCATCTCGGCGCGACCGTGATCGGCACGGTCAGCTCGCAGGACAAGGTTGCGCGGGCGATCGCCAACGGCTGCGCACATGCGATCGTGCATACCGAGGAGGATTTCGTCGCACGCACGCTGAAAATCACTGGCGGCCGCGGAGTCGACGTTTGCTTCGACGGCGTGGGGATCGCGGTGTTCCTGCCTTCGCTCAAGGCAATCCGGCGCTACGGGACGATGGTGTCGTTTGGGCAGGCCTCGGGGCTGGTCGACCCGATCGATCCGATCGAACTGCAGCATGAGGGCCTGTATCTGACCAAGTTCAGCGGGGGCACCTACAACGAGGATGTCGCGGAATACCAGGCGCGTGCAGCCGATGTCGTCCAGGCGATCCAGGCCGGGGTTTTTGCGCTCGGCAACCATCTCGTCTATCCGCTCGACGAGGTCGTGCACGCGCACGACGATCTGGAGAACCGGCGCACCGTCGGGTCGCTCGTCCTCGTCCCCTGA
- a CDS encoding SDR family NAD(P)-dependent oxidoreductase: MFENQVAIVTGGESGIGAACAKALGQAGARVAITYFRDKAAAEAVCAAIGGADRAIAIQTNVGDEGEVEMLFVAAEKAFGTVSLLVNSAGLNMTGVNLVDMELAQFDRVIRSDLYGPFLTCRRLVRGLEAKGMKGRIVNISSIHERAPRPGGVDYDSAKGGLSQLTATLALELAPKQIAVNGVAPGMILTPMNQSALDNPQELKTKEAAIPWQRAGRPDEVAALVNFLLSPAADYITGTTVTIDGALSLTVAQGA, from the coding sequence ATGTTCGAGAATCAAGTTGCGATCGTCACCGGCGGTGAGTCCGGTATCGGTGCCGCCTGTGCAAAGGCGCTGGGACAAGCCGGCGCGCGGGTGGCGATCACCTACTTCCGCGACAAGGCTGCGGCCGAAGCGGTGTGCGCGGCGATCGGTGGCGCGGACCGGGCGATCGCCATCCAGACCAACGTCGGCGATGAGGGCGAAGTCGAGATGTTGTTCGTGGCGGCTGAGAAGGCGTTCGGGACCGTCAGCCTGCTGGTCAACTCGGCCGGGCTCAACATGACCGGCGTGAATCTGGTCGACATGGAACTGGCGCAGTTCGACCGCGTAATCCGCTCCGATCTGTACGGCCCGTTCCTGACCTGTCGCCGGCTGGTGCGCGGGCTCGAAGCCAAGGGGATGAAAGGACGCATCGTCAACATCTCCTCGATCCACGAGCGTGCTCCCCGTCCCGGCGGGGTCGATTACGACTCGGCCAAGGGTGGGCTGTCGCAACTCACCGCTACGCTGGCGCTGGAGCTCGCACCGAAGCAGATCGCGGTTAACGGCGTCGCGCCGGGCATGATCCTGACGCCGATGAACCAGTCGGCGCTCGACAACCCGCAGGAACTCAAGACCAAGGAGGCGGCGATCCCGTGGCAGCGTGCGGGGCGACCGGACGAGGTGGCGGCACTCGTCAACTTTCTGCTGTCGCCCGCCGCCGACTACATCACCGGGACCACGGTCACGATCGACGGCGCGCTTTCGCTCACCGTCGCGCAGGGCGCCTGA